The following proteins are encoded in a genomic region of Gouania willdenowi chromosome 6, fGouWil2.1, whole genome shotgun sequence:
- the LOC114464960 gene encoding AFG3-like protein 1, with translation MSQLLRLLSAAALPLRRAGGVRPRLSAVTVGQCFTSGHRSRTAPYVCLSPAELLSCRSFQSAQRLFYSSEPKDEKGGKSGGGKKGGGGGKDWWSRIQKGDFPWDEKDFRYLAVTLAGLSSVLVYYYFRDNGREISWKEFVHRYLGRGLVERLEVVNKQYVRVILLPGADAEGSYVWFNIGSVDTLERNLEAAHMELGLEPSRHAVVVYSSESDGSFLMSMFPTLLLIGFLLFSLRRGPMGGGAGGGRNPFSMSESTAKMMKDNIEVKFKDVAGCEEAKVEILEFVNFLKNPQQYQDLGAKIPKGAVLSGPPGTGKTLLAKATAGEANVPFITVNGSEFLEMFVGVGPARVRDMFAMARKNAPCILFIDEIDAVGRKRGGGNFGGQSEQENTLNQLLVEMDGFNTATNVVVLAGTNRPDILDPALMRPGRFDRQIYIGPPDIKGRASIFKVHLRPIKSDPSMDKDALARKMAAATPGFTGADIANVCNEAALIAARHLNPFVQAKHFEQAIERVIGGLEKKTQVLQPSEKKVVAFHEAGHAIVGWFLQNADPLLKVSIIPRGKGLGYAQYLPREQYLYSREQLFDRMCMMLGGRVAEHVFFGRVTTGAQDDLKKVTQSAYAQVVQFGMSEKVGQVSFDLPRQGEMVMEKPYSEATAELIDQEVRDLVERAYAHTLQLIEDKKELVEKVGQRLLEKEVLDKADMLELLGPRPFEEKSTYEDFVEGTGSFEEDTTLPEGLRDWNQERETEEEETSPPKNKQAV, from the exons ATGTCCCAGCTGCTGAGGCTTCTCTCGGCCGCTGCTCTGCCTCTCCGCCGCGCTGGAGGAGTCCGGCCTCGGCTGTCAGCGGTGACCGTGGGACAGTGCTTCACCAGCGGACACAGGAGCCGCACTGCCCCG TATGTTTGTCTCTCTCCTGCTGAATTACTGTCCTGTCGTAGTTTCCAGTCAGCTCAGCGACTCTTCTACTCCTCTGAACCCAAAG ATGAAAAAGGAGGAAAATCAGGTGGAGGgaagaaaggaggaggaggaggaaaagactGGTGGAGTCGGATACAGAAG GGCGACTTCCCCTGGGATGAGAAGGATTTCCGTTACTTGGCGGTGACTCTGGCTGGACTGAGCTCAGTGCTGGTCTATTATTACTTCAGAGACAACGGGCGAGAGATCAGCTGGAAGGAGTTTGTCCACCGGTACCTGGGCAGGGGCCTG GTGGAGCGGTTGGAGGTGGTCAACAAACAGTATGTGCGAGTCATTCTACTGCCTGGAGCTGATGCTGAAGGG AGCTATGTGTGGTTCAACATCGGCAGCGTGGACACGTTGGAGAGAAACCTGGAGGCTGCGCACATGGAGCTTGGCCTGGAGCCATCACGTCACGCTGTTGTAGTCTACAGCTCTGAGAGTGACGG CTCTTTTCTCATGAGCATGTTCCCCACCCTGCTGCTCATCGGCTTCCTGCTCTTCAGTCTGCGGCGTGGGCCCATGGGAGGCGGAGCGGGCGGAGGCAGGAACCCCTTTAGTATGAGCGAGTCCACGGCCAAGATGATGAAGGACAACATAGAGGTCAAGTTCAAGGACGTGGCCGGCTGTGAGGAGGCCAAGGTGGAGATCCTGGAGTTTGTCAACTTCCTAAAGAACCCACAGCAGTACCAGGACCTGGGAGCCAAGATTcccaag GGAGCCGTTCTGTCTGGACCTCCCGGCACAGGGAAGACTCTTCTGGCCAAAGCCACGGCCGGAGAGGCCAATGTCCCCTTTATCACCGTTAACGGCTCAGAGTTCCTGGAGATGTTTGTGGGAGTCGGCCCTGCCCGG GTGAGGGACATGTTTGCCATGGCGAGGAAGAACGCCCCCTGCATCCTCTTCATCGATGAGATCGATGCTGTCGGCAGAAAGCGTGGAGGAGGAAACTTTGGTGGTCAGAGCGAGCAGGAGAACACGCTGAATCAGTTGCTGGTGGAGATGGATG GCTTCAACACGGCGACCAACGTGGTGGTGCTCGCTGGCACCAACAGGCCTGACATCCTGGATCCTGCTCTGATGAGACCCGGACGCTTTGATCGACAGATTTACATAG GTCCACCAGATATCAAGGGCAGGGCGTCCATCTTTAAAGTCCACCTGCGGCCAATCAAATCCGACCCCAGTATGGACAAAGATGCTCTGGCCAGAAAGATGGCCGCTGCCACACCCGGATTCACTG ggGCCGACATCGCTAATGTGTGTAACGAGGCAGCGCTAATTGCTGCCAGACACCTCAACCCCTTCGTCCAGGCCAAAcactttgaacaagccatcgaGCGCGTCATCGGAG GTCTGGAGAAGAAGACTCAGGTTCTGCAGCCTTCAGAGAAGAAGGTTGTAGCTTTTCATGAGGCTGGGCACGCAATAGTGGGCTGGTTCCTGCAGAACGCAGACCCTCTGCTCAAG GTATCCATCATCCCTCGGGGGAAGGGTCTGGGTTACGCTCAGTACCTCCCCAGGGAGCAGTACCTGTACAGCAGGGAGCAGCTGTTCGACAGGATGTGCATGATGCTGGGGGGACGCGTGGCCGAGCACGTCTTCTTCGGCAGGGTGACCACCGGAGCTCAGGACGACCTGAAGAAGGTCACTCAGTCCGCCTATGCCCAg GTGGTGCAGTTTGGGATGAGTGAGAAGGTGGGACAGGTGTCTTTCGACCTCCCCCGGCAGGGTGAGATGGTGATGGAGAAGCCGTACAGCGAGGCGACGGCGGAGCTGATCGACCAAGAGGTCAGGGATCTGGTGGAGCGCGCGTACGCTCACACCCTGCAGCTGATAGAGGACAAGAAGGAGCTGGTGGAGAAG GTTGGACAGCGTCTCCTGGAGAAGGAGGTGCTGGATAAAGCCGACATGCTGGAGCTGCTCGGCCCGCGGCCGTTTGAGGAGAAGTCCACCTACGAGGACTTTGTGGAGGGTACGGGGAGCTTCGAGGAGGACACCACCCTACCAGAAGGCCTACGGGACTGGAACCAGGAGAGAGAGACGGAGGAAGAAGAGACGAGCCcccccaaaaacaaacaggCTGTGTAA
- the mrps18b gene encoding small ribosomal subunit protein mS40, producing MSCKHAVYAFFFFNMAATILSITRAFVRLWPSVARPSLLYRGLQLKAPRAFITAYPHTRSYCQPADQQDEVQLRYKDKPWEYMESEEYIEKYGGEPVWTGYRRNHKGGIPPQKTRKTCIRGDKICGNPCPICRDPNVIINPQNVKLLQQFISPHTGALYDPTRTGVCMKQQKKLAEAIDTARDHGFLPFSIPFVEFTAEDYSNRHDAVGSTPPAPASTEPWYYWYKDIIPDETEVAKVTKLYKPFQQ from the coding sequence ATGTCATGTAAGCACGCCGTttacgcattttttttttttaacatggcaGCGACTATCCTGTCCATTACGAGGGCATTTGTTCGTCTTTGGCCCTCGGTAGCTCGTCCAAGCCTTCTTTATCGGGGACTGCAGTTGAAGGCACCACGGGCTTTCATCACAGCCTATCCCCACACTCGCTCTTACTGCCAACCGGCCGACCAACAGGATGAGGTTCAGCTCCGGTACAAGGACAAGCCCTGGGAATACATGGAGAGTGAGGAGTACATAGAGAAGTACGGGGGAGAGCCAGTGTGGACAGGTTACAGGAGGAACCACAAAGGCGGCATCCCCCCTCAGAAGACCCGCAAGACTTGCATCAGAGGAGACAAGATCTGTGGAAACCCGTGTCCGATCTGTCGAGACCCCAACGTCATCATCAACCCACAGAACGTGAAGCTGCTGCAGCAGTTCATCAGTCCCCACACTGGGGCCCTGTACGACCCCACACGTACCGGGGTGTGCATGAAGCAGCAGAAGAAGCTGGCGGAGGCCATCGACACAGCACGTGACCACGGTTTCCTACCCTTTTCCATTCCCTTTGTGGAGTTTACAGCGGAGGATTATTCCAACCGACACGATGCTGTTGGTTCTACACCCCCAGCCCCAGCCTCCACAGAGCCCTGGTACTACTGGTACAAGGACATCATTCCTGACGAGACTGAAGTGGCCAAAGTCACAAAACTGTACAAACCCTTTCAACAGTGA
- the urahb gene encoding 5-hydroxyisourate hydrolase b isoform X2 translates to MAAADLCPLTTHVLNTGDGIPAAKLDLSLHRLDPRMMVWSMLSVGTTNADGRCPALISREHFLPGMYKLRFETGSYWENRGETSFYPYVEVVFRISEAEQKFHLPLLMSRFSYSTYRGS, encoded by the exons ATGGCAGCAGCTGACCTTTGCCCTCTGACCACTCACGTTCTGAACACCGGTGATGGGATCCCTGCTGCTAAGCTGGACCTGAGCCTGCATCGACTGGACCCTAGGATGATGGTGTGGTCGATGCTTTCTGTTGg gaCAACAAATGCAGACGGTCGATGTCCTGCTCTGATCAGTCGAGAACATTTCCTCCCTGGGATGTACAAGCTGCGCTTTGAAACTGGTTCCTACTGGGAGAACCGTGGTGAGACCTCGTTCTACCCTTACGTAGAG gttGTGTTCAGAATCAGTGAAGCTGAGCAGAAGTTTCACCTTCCTCTGCTGATGAGCCGTTTCTCCTACAGCACCTACAGAGGAAGCTGA
- the urahb gene encoding 5-hydroxyisourate hydrolase b isoform X1, producing MCAQVTMAAADLCPLTTHVLNTGDGIPAAKLDLSLHRLDPRMMVWSMLSVGTTNADGRCPALISREHFLPGMYKLRFETGSYWENRGETSFYPYVEVVFRISEAEQKFHLPLLMSRFSYSTYRGS from the exons ATGTGTGCACAGGTTACCATGGCAGCAGCTGACCTTTGCCCTCTGACCACTCACGTTCTGAACACCGGTGATGGGATCCCTGCTGCTAAGCTGGACCTGAGCCTGCATCGACTGGACCCTAGGATGATGGTGTGGTCGATGCTTTCTGTTGg gaCAACAAATGCAGACGGTCGATGTCCTGCTCTGATCAGTCGAGAACATTTCCTCCCTGGGATGTACAAGCTGCGCTTTGAAACTGGTTCCTACTGGGAGAACCGTGGTGAGACCTCGTTCTACCCTTACGTAGAG gttGTGTTCAGAATCAGTGAAGCTGAGCAGAAGTTTCACCTTCCTCTGCTGATGAGCCGTTTCTCCTACAGCACCTACAGAGGAAGCTGA